A stretch of the Lineus longissimus chromosome 10, tnLinLong1.2, whole genome shotgun sequence genome encodes the following:
- the LOC135494597 gene encoding uncharacterized protein LOC135494597, which translates to MSACGIRRSWCRRSRQRFFMLVSASAAIMFVYMLLLHNKELIAQSSLPDVLLGRNKQQVSTKEYPEDEDEEPFQYPPEKQACVQPKLELYPNKEFVKFFSDTPKPSCGVDENWIVIENGTFRMRQTAKDKHGHITCDYLPILRGKDDFTYNNGDRIRAIQDGWKVTSDVSKISCFSDKGRYENYHAAVPYVAELQQRSRYYKLPIDATGLDVLMFGFDSVSRLTWIRKLPKTYAYMINVLKCVVLEGYNIVGDGTPQALLPILTGKTEPELPEARRGHPGATTVDGHPWIWKEFKEAGYVTQWTEDGASYGTFHYRMLGFKESPVDHYIRHFQLEIEKHRWQNKPYCLGSDLRHNVMFNWVTEFFKVYKHGRKFSFTFHSECSHDSNNPLSMVDEDFKRWLEYLYINGFLNNTLLILMSDHGARFQNLRETVQGKQEERNPFFSFRLPTWFKEKYPRAFNNLRINSKRLTTPFDIHATFRDVLNFRSPLRGNVSERGISLFSEIPASRSCDHAKIEPHWCNCLNWKSISEDSSTVKKAAKAFLDLVNSLTERVRENCHLLEIDNITESVAYSPGSSLLKFKASSDHDGRVPDLSSKTKSDVSLYQLTIHTKPGGGHFEATVKHDLNKNIFTLSTGEVSRINKYGDAPACIASQLPHLRQFCVCKSR; encoded by the coding sequence ATGAGTGCTTGCGGCATCCGGCGCTCTTGGTGCCGCCGATCAAGGCAAAGGTTTTTTATGCTCGTATCTGCCAGCGCTGCCATCATGTTCGTCTACATGTTACTTCTCCACAACAAGGAGCTCATCGCTCAGAGCAGCCTTCCGGACGTGCTACTCGGGAGGAACAAGCAACAGGTCTCCACAAAGGAGTACCCGGAGGACGAGGACGAGGAACCCTTCCAGTATCCACCGGAAAAACAAGCCTGCGTACAACCTAAACTCGAGTTATACCCAAACAAAGAGTTCGTAAAATTCTTCTCCGACACTCCAAAACCGAGTTGTGGGGTTGATGAGAATTGGATTGTCATTGAAAACGGCACATTCAGAATGCGACAAACGGCCAAAGATAAGCACGGCCACATCACGTGTGACTATTTGCCTATTTTACGCGGAAAAGATGACTTCACGTACAACAATGGCGACAGGATACGCGCCATACAGGACGGGTGGAAGGTCACTTCTGATGTCTCGAAGATTTCGTGTTTCTCCGACAAAGGGCGTTATGAAAATTACCACGCTGCAGTCCCGTATGTCGCTGAACTCCAACAGCGGTCACGTTATTATAAACTGCCAATAGATGCAACTGGATTAGACGTTCTTATGTTTGGTTTTGACTCAGTTTCACGGTTAACCTGGATACGGAAGTTACCTAAGACTTACGCCTACATGATAAATGTGCTTAAATGTGTGGTTTTGGAGGGTTATAACATTGTGGGAGATGGGACACCGCAGGCTTTGCTGCCCATCCTGACGGGGAAAACTGAGCCCGAATTACCGGAGGCCCGCAGGGGGCATCCGGGGGCCACGACGGTTGATGGACACCCGTGGATATGGAAAGAATTTAAAGAGGCGGGTTATGTCACACAGTGGACTGAAGATGGTGCTTCGTATGGGACGTTCCACTACCGAATGTTAGGTTTCAAAGAGTCACCAGTCGACCACTATATCAGGCATTTTCAACTAGAAATTGAGAAACATCGCTGGCAAAATAAACCCTACTGTCTCGGCTCAGATTTACGACACAATGTTATGTTTAACTGGGTTACTGAATTCTTTAAAGTTTATAAACATGGGAGGAAATTTTCATTTACTTTCCATAGCGAGTGCAGTCACGATAGTAACAACCCACTCTCCATGGTCGATGAGGATTTCAAGCGCTGGCTGGAGTATCTTTACATAAATGGCTTCCTCAATAACACTTTACTGATACTGATGAGTGATCACGGCGCACGCTTCCAGAATTTGAGAGAAACTGTTCAAGGCAAACAAGAGGAACGGAATCCATTTTTCTCTTTTCGTCTTCCAACTTGGTTTAAGGAAAAATATCCACGAGCTTTCAATAATCTACGCATTAACTCTAAACGCTTGACTACCCCTTTTGATATCCATGCAACATTCCGCGATGTTTTGAATTTCCGAAGCCCGTTACGCGGCAACGTGTCAGAACGAGGCATCAGCCTCTTTTCCGAGATTCCCGCGTCACGGTCATGTGACCATGCAAAGATCGAACCCCATTGGTGCAACTGTTTAAACTGGAAATCTATCAGCGAGGACTCGTCGACCGTTAAAAAGGCTGCGAAAGCATTTCTAGACTTAGTAAACTCTTTGACCGAACGGGTAAGAGAAAATTGCCATTTGTTAGAAATTGATAACATTACGGAAAGCGTTGCTTATTCTCCTGGAAGCTCGTTGTTGAAGTTCAAAGCGAGTTCAGACCATGACGGAAGAGTGCCTGACTTGTCCAGTAAGACCAAATCTGACGTCTCTTTATACCAATTGACGATTCACACCAAACCTGGCGGCGGCCATTTCGAAGCAACTGTGAAGCATGATCTGAATAAGAACATTTTTACTCTGAGCACTGGGGAAGTCAGCAGGATTAATAAATACGGTGATGCCCCGGCTTGTATAGCCAGCCAGCTTCCACACCTGAGACAATTTTGTGTCTGTAAGAGTAGATAG
- the LOC135494701 gene encoding uncharacterized protein LOC135494701: MIDISQGGVLRAAEHRLKSGKDMGVHKRAVWRRRHSFRRIVAYVFLAAGVIYVVLHLKVASILHYRALLDTDPKNPAKPACVQAQLKMYPNQKYRDFFGDTRKVPCPGKDWVKTEAGKFKILDFAKKQFGDITCDFLPLLRGGDDFHFHNGELIRNIQDGANVTSDVARISCSAGAARYDNVHVTVPYVESLHRRNSAVKLPKEALGLSVLIFGLDSVSRMTWQRKLPKSYAYMMDVLKVIVLEGYNVAGDGTPAAVQPWFTGKQEWELPEARRGHKGAQTLNGHPWIWDDFKKAGYVTHYTEDLAEYGTFTLRMLGFKEQPTDHYLRHFYQVLEKERIRRCLGSEFKHKVLMNYLKDFESMYKNRRSFSFGFHNELSHDSNKPLNIVDDELKEWLEALYNGGSLNNTMFLLLSDHGARYQYLRETVQGKMEERNPFFSIRMPPWFQTKYPAAYKNLLTNSKRLVAPYDIHETFHDILHFRNEARGNISKRGISLFSEIPAERTCAHAGIQPHWCNCLDWTTVNTDSVEVKKAIASFIDFVNSLTAHVRDVCSIVEVDRVLGAQVLTPNTRMLQYKSMDYEGVENFSMKQDVDTKLYQLVIHTKPGGGHYEATATQDVQRGTFISKLKDISRTNAYGTSSVCVAKTFPHLVKFCHCKST; encoded by the exons ATGATTGATATTTCGCAAGGAGGCGTGCTGCGTGCTGCGGAACATCGATTGAAGTCTGGGAAGGACATGG GTGTCCACAAAAGGGCAGTTTGGAGGCGTCGGCACTCGTTCCGAAGGATTGTAGCGTACGTCTTCCTAGCTGCAGGGGTGATCTATGTGGTGCTACACCTGAAGGTCGCGAGCATTCTCCACTATCGGGCCTTACTCGATACTGATCCAAAAAACCCTGCAAAGCCCGCGTGTGTCCAAGCTCAGCTTAAAATGTATCCGAATCAGAAGTATAGAGACTTTTTTGGCGACACGAGGAAAGTCCCGTGTCCCGGGAAGGACTGGGTCAAAACAGAAGCAGGCAAGTTTAAAATTTTGGATTTCGCTAAAAAACAGTTTGGGGACATAACATGTGACTTTCTGCCGTTATTGCGCGGCGGTGATGATTTTCACTTCCATAATGGAGAGTTGATTCGCAATATTCAAGATGGTGCAAATGTTACGTCTGATGTTGCCAGAATTTCGTGTTCTGCCGGTGCAGCACGATATGATAATGTTCACGTGACAGTCCCGTATGTTGAAAGTCTTCATCGACGAAATAGCGCAGTGAAACTTCCAAAAGAGGCCCTCGGCTTGAGTGTTTTAATTTTCGGTTTAGACTCGGTTTCTCGGATGACGTGGCAGCGAAAACTTCCAAAATCATACGCCTACATGATGGATGTTTTGAAAGTCATCGTATTGGAGGGATATAATGTTGCAGGGGACGGCACGCCGGCGGCTGTGCAGCCGTGGTTCACTGGGAAGCAGGAATGGGAGCTACCAGAGGCCCGAAGAGGGCACAAAGGCGCGCAAACTCTCAATGGCCACCCATGGATCTGGGATGATTTCAAGAAAGCCGGGTATGTCACGCATTACACTGAAGACTTAGCGGAATACGGGACGTTCACCTTGAGGATGTTAGGGTTTAAAGAGCAACCAACGGATCATTATCTGAGACATTTCTACCAGGTTTTAGAGAAAGAGAGAATTCGACGATGTCTAGGGTCGGAGTTCAAACACAAAGTGCTGATGAACTATTTGAAAGATTTCGAAAGTATGTATAAAAACAGAAGGAGCTTTTCTTTCGGATTTCATAATGAATTGAGCCACGATAGCAACAAACCTCTGAACATAGTTGATGATGAGCTGAAAGAATGGCTGGAAGCATTGTATAATGGCGGCTCGTTGAACAATACGATGTTTCTTTTGTTGAGTGACCATGGCGCCCGCTATCAGTATCTGAGGGAAACAGTACAAGGGAAGATGGAGGAACGCAATCCATTTTTCTCGATCCGTATGCCTCCTTGGTTCCAAACAAAATACCCAGCGGCCTACAAAAATCTTTTGACCAATTCCAAGAGACTGGTGGCGCCATATGATATTCACGAAacttttcatgacattttgcaCTTCCGTAACGAGGCCCGAGGTAACATATCAAAACGAGGCATCAGCCTTTTTTCGGAAATACCTGCTGAGAGAACTTGTGCGCATGCGGGAATTCAACCCCACTGGTGCAACTGTCTGGACTGGACAACCGTCAACACTGATTCTGTTGAAGTAAAGAAGGCAATAGCGTCGTTCATTGATTTTGTTAACTCATTGACCGCTCATGTTCGAGATGTATGCAGCATTGTAGAGGTAGACAGAGTATTGGGAGCGCAAGTATTGACTCCAAATACCAGGATGCTGCAATATAAAAGTATGGATTACGAAGGAGTAGAGAATTTCAGTATGAAACAAGACGTCGACACTAAACTATACCAACTAGTCATCCACACTAAGCCAGGTGGTGGCCATTACGAAGCCACTGCCACGCAGGACGTGCAGAGAGGTACATTTATCAGTAAGTTAAAGGACATCAGTCGTACTAATGCTTATGGTACAAGCTCTGTATGTGTGGCAAAGACGTTTCCACATCTTGTAAAGTTCTGTCACTGTAAGTCTACTTAG